In Amycolatopsis jiangsuensis, the following proteins share a genomic window:
- a CDS encoding ATP-grasp domain-containing protein yields MSQRPKLVLVGQLSTLPWLFEAAERAGIDLILVPRGDDTKESAGRAPAVVELLPLDIEGDPEGALSQLAGRYRQEPFGGIMAANEQAVPFVARAARELGLVGLTEKTAALVRDKRSMRRHLLEAGLGTPGFVVVEAPDRWADALSLRFPVVVKPVSGHSSFGVVRVDDKDGLEEAVAGTWALVDARRGANDGLAAQVGVVVEEYLDGPEISAESLVHRGEVRVCAISWKGELTGPYFQETTLRAPAQLPAEVLAATEAEVIAAHHAFDVTEGTTHTELRLVGGVRPVLLEMGARIGGGGYMAHFAHVGSGIDLAADALRIHLGRQPLYWSEKPVPAGHVAAYQVPVGSGGRVKRVHGLDSVRADPRVEYVVQNAGPGTLLPPYPDFAGYPVIVISRHGSDAEAEAYREHLASTLYVEYEDQG; encoded by the coding sequence ATGTCCCAGCGCCCGAAACTCGTCCTCGTCGGTCAGCTGTCGACGCTGCCCTGGCTGTTCGAGGCCGCCGAGCGGGCCGGTATCGACTTGATCCTCGTTCCCAGGGGGGACGACACGAAGGAGTCCGCAGGGCGCGCCCCTGCCGTGGTCGAACTGCTGCCGCTGGACATAGAAGGTGATCCGGAAGGCGCGCTGTCCCAGCTCGCTGGACGCTACCGGCAGGAGCCGTTCGGCGGGATCATGGCGGCCAACGAGCAGGCGGTGCCGTTCGTGGCGCGCGCTGCCCGGGAACTGGGCCTCGTCGGGCTCACCGAGAAAACGGCGGCGCTGGTGCGCGACAAGCGAAGCATGCGCCGTCACCTGCTGGAGGCTGGTCTTGGCACACCCGGCTTCGTGGTCGTGGAGGCCCCGGACAGGTGGGCCGACGCGCTCAGCCTGCGGTTCCCCGTGGTGGTGAAGCCGGTCAGCGGTCACTCCAGCTTCGGTGTGGTCCGAGTGGACGACAAGGACGGTCTCGAAGAGGCCGTGGCCGGCACCTGGGCGCTTGTCGATGCGCGCCGGGGTGCAAACGACGGATTGGCCGCGCAGGTCGGCGTAGTGGTCGAAGAGTACCTGGACGGGCCGGAGATTTCCGCCGAATCCCTTGTCCATCGGGGGGAGGTCCGGGTCTGCGCCATCAGCTGGAAGGGCGAGCTGACGGGGCCATACTTCCAGGAGACCACCTTGCGAGCTCCTGCCCAGCTGCCCGCCGAAGTACTCGCCGCGACCGAGGCGGAGGTGATCGCCGCGCACCACGCCTTCGATGTCACAGAAGGCACCACGCACACCGAACTGCGGCTGGTCGGCGGCGTGCGCCCGGTGCTGCTGGAGATGGGCGCGCGCATCGGTGGCGGGGGATACATGGCGCACTTCGCGCACGTCGGAAGCGGGATCGACCTGGCCGCCGACGCGCTGCGCATTCACCTCGGCAGGCAACCGCTGTACTGGAGTGAGAAGCCGGTCCCGGCCGGTCACGTGGCGGCCTACCAGGTACCGGTCGGAAGCGGCGGGCGAGTCAAGCGAGTGCACGGACTGGACTCGGTGCGGGCCGACCCACGGGTGGAGTACGTGGTGCAGAACGCGGGCCCTGGCACGCTGCTGCCGCCCTACCCGGACTTTGCGGGATACCCGGTGATCGTGATTTCCCGCCACGGGTCCGACGCCGAAGCCGAGGCGTACCGCGAACACCTCGCCAGCACACTGTACGTCGAGTACGAGGACCAGGGGTGA
- a CDS encoding AfsR/SARP family transcriptional regulator, translating to MRINLLGPLEAHRDDHRANLAPAAQKVRQTLAMLVLNAGRVVSLEQLMDELWNDDPTASAHTAVQTYVYQLRKRFSLGNPRSAGAVRADEVLLATVDGGYQLSLPADHVDVFRFEPLLARAGAEFRDEDFARARDTAAAALRLWRDDVLVDVRKGPRLAAEAARLQGLRTSAHHLRIESDLHLGRHHEVLGELTSMARREPTDERAQGNLMIALYRIDRRAEALEVYRRAHERIAAELGLDPSARLQALHKAVLTSDEALLRPGERKTAGPAAIRVPCHPPAPRERLTGRAGQLTRLTAALTGRERTGRPVVIVEGAPSTGKTELCLHAAHQVSGWYPDGQLYARLRDDAGRRVRSSEILRSFLRGLGATGEQLRLGSADLSLLFRSWTADLRVLVVLDDVCDEGDLTPLLPSGTGCGVVIGSRRRLFVSSSAFHLELAGLPFPDCLQLLASCLPGHRIATDQEGLRRLVRLCRGLPGALLAVAAQLRRRPHWTAQQAAAWLLAAEGADGDPLGVRAAFERTLATLPAESLALAYELLGRGVPDQVTPASVAASLRISDQDAEDLLEELGERYLVRARLPDADSRFAYEWEPGVRPFATPPSGVPIRRSA from the coding sequence ATGCGAATCAACCTTCTCGGGCCGCTCGAGGCCCACCGGGACGACCACCGCGCCAACCTGGCGCCTGCCGCCCAGAAAGTACGCCAGACCTTGGCGATGCTCGTGCTCAACGCGGGCCGGGTGGTGTCCCTCGAGCAACTCATGGACGAGCTGTGGAACGACGATCCGACCGCCAGTGCGCACACCGCGGTGCAGACGTATGTGTACCAGCTCCGGAAGCGGTTTTCCCTCGGCAATCCGAGGAGCGCCGGCGCGGTGCGGGCCGACGAAGTGCTGCTGGCCACGGTCGACGGTGGCTATCAGCTGTCGCTGCCCGCGGACCACGTTGACGTCTTCCGGTTCGAGCCGCTGCTCGCCCGTGCCGGAGCGGAGTTCCGTGACGAGGATTTCGCCCGAGCCCGTGACACGGCTGCTGCGGCCCTGCGGCTCTGGCGGGACGACGTACTGGTGGACGTGCGCAAAGGACCCAGGTTGGCGGCTGAGGCGGCCAGACTGCAGGGGTTGCGTACCAGCGCACACCACTTGCGGATCGAATCGGACCTGCACCTCGGCCGGCACCACGAGGTGCTCGGCGAACTCACCTCCATGGCCCGGCGGGAACCGACAGACGAGCGGGCCCAGGGCAACTTGATGATCGCGCTTTATCGCATCGACCGGCGGGCGGAAGCGCTGGAAGTCTACCGCCGGGCTCACGAGCGGATCGCCGCGGAGCTGGGTCTCGACCCCTCGGCCCGGCTTCAGGCCCTGCACAAGGCCGTGCTCACCTCGGATGAGGCACTGCTGCGTCCCGGCGAGCGGAAAACGGCCGGGCCCGCTGCGATCCGCGTGCCCTGCCATCCGCCTGCCCCGCGCGAGCGTCTGACCGGACGCGCCGGCCAGCTGACGCGCCTCACTGCGGCGTTGACCGGCCGGGAGCGAACCGGCCGGCCGGTCGTGATCGTGGAGGGCGCCCCGAGCACCGGGAAGACCGAGCTGTGCCTGCACGCCGCGCACCAGGTGAGCGGTTGGTATCCGGATGGGCAGCTTTACGCGCGTCTGCGAGACGACGCGGGCCGGCGGGTGCGGTCCTCCGAGATCCTTCGTTCGTTCCTGCGCGGGTTGGGTGCGACAGGGGAGCAGCTGCGGCTGGGCTCGGCCGATCTGAGTCTGTTGTTCCGCAGCTGGACTGCCGATCTCCGCGTCCTGGTAGTACTCGACGATGTGTGCGACGAGGGTGACCTGACGCCGCTACTGCCATCGGGCACGGGCTGCGGGGTGGTGATCGGCAGCCGCCGGCGGCTGTTCGTGTCCTCGTCGGCGTTCCACCTCGAACTGGCCGGACTGCCCTTTCCCGACTGCCTGCAACTGCTGGCGTCTTGCCTGCCCGGGCACCGCATCGCGACGGACCAGGAAGGACTGCGCCGGCTGGTTCGCTTGTGCCGGGGGCTGCCGGGCGCGCTCCTGGCCGTCGCGGCGCAGTTGCGCCGGCGTCCACACTGGACGGCCCAGCAAGCCGCGGCTTGGCTACTCGCCGCGGAGGGCGCGGACGGCGACCCGTTGGGCGTACGCGCCGCATTCGAGCGGACGCTCGCGACACTGCCCGCCGAATCGCTGGCCCTGGCGTACGAGCTGCTCGGCCGCGGAGTTCCCGATCAGGTCACGCCGGCGTCGGTCGCGGCGTCCCTGCGGATCAGCGACCAGGACGCCGAGGACCTGCTGGAGGAGCTGGGAGAGCGCTACCTGGTGCGCGCGCGGCTCCCCGATGCGGACAGCCGGTTCGCTTATGAATGGGAGCCTGGCGTACGCCCGTTCGCGACGCCGCCGAGCGGCGTGCCGATCCGGCGCTCGGCCTGA